The following are from one region of the Bactrocera oleae isolate idBacOlea1 chromosome 6, idBacOlea1, whole genome shotgun sequence genome:
- the E(bx) gene encoding nucleosome-remodeling factor subunit NURF301 isoform X1 has translation MSGRGSRKRGRPPKTPNERAGTKFNYQLLKKPKYLSKASDSQLSTPSASRASSPQESDGSRSYNRKSTSKSTRGRSRKSTSSTANVSRRGGYESEYHYGSDFGDSSEKSDIDDELLCSATDEESLDAANESESEFSVCSFTQNGVGRPPRPPSPEPIWLQDREYDPLELPESSEDLLMKNEFLLKALSIYEVLRRFRHLVRLSPFRFEDFCAALACDEQSALIAEIHIMLLKAILREEDVQGTHFGPLDQKDTVNISLYLIDGITWPEVLRCYVESDGIFSREVYNILSAGDYPLTGVADRIIVLQFLTNQFLTTNAVRDVMLQEGPIHYDDHCRICHRLGDLLCCETCPAVYHLECVDPPLNDVPTEDWQCNLCKSHKVTGVVDCVLPQEKQGVLIRQDILGLDRHGRKFWFIARRIFVEGQPDLDNGKIWYYSTESKLEHLLSVIDKDDLETGLYNQLTERKDEILRQMKLTESITKEHNKYQRLSYIDEENKKTWALIRGNEDDDVQMNESTTENKMMTRLKTSQNANEPNHFKLGMEHGFKNYVNQYTSNPIALNKPQRNEERDKRRHLSHKFSLTTASEFKWIGVTMGSLDSITQTLRQTLLNFEENVPLSFMIPNWRLIKWKWRRTVSDARRPTEFVIVLLLLQASFKSVIFANVWHEQLGHLTLCRITSAEREERKKLEKREKRERDDEEERNRLAFNYIKYSLGLKHQVWKQKGEEYRIHGQWGWMWLSTSRRCGGGVGVSKARRAPHRHGLAIPPVKVNVHFTKGDDVDEIVSVDPRTHKFILQCNAAVKKGADYYYLQKFKDVQIKELPDAGTEGGTIDVSKSLTMPGRLMYRKIARKSRLDDLLARRVELKQAEEELAVKIEKDGEDTQSATQSDDTKAEVKKVAKRTFLERRLMDIQYVQQKNLPNKDVNLDLINSLAKKIQTVRLQFSQLNRFAKQYRCYTKECNTNSNAVSQITQNTCYSPLCLQKARAKKELLLLLRKAHIAGNGSKETVAAILGAVKKPSILEQKLTEGKKDASLLLDEADDCRWLIDENPLDLVQDWEHARTVAVPYDDKLLRDCYKTKEEQSSSTNVVKEESMTTGGSSDGGMEFIDNIDVCSNVEIESSETTNDDSLAALASSSDGLGMDSTQAKKLKKQQKLRSNKSYSATKDALNQTYEKQATTSSVKQNRRFPTQSRIPKREDVTKYEKEYYPNGKERLYAADSPRGRIYLWRDQAMLKERKNIKSEDEKKPTPEPSKNAPIGSPYPLISQFLTHKLKMSILVLPPYELKKLARMGGKTSTNGFHHLAKNNSVWPYPCSRPLFKTCWSFRTSKATTLSAVALQLRILWCCLRWDDMIAKPPSADGKHQVTSETEIVTQELLKFRHMGRYGERTQYLRRKVVVPLEMPKTIREVTSIRSGLRKRKRAESPQPTEPQISEEWVEEDKLELWEIKLMGERHEKSKQTTMTRSFVLRQAAEQAGTSPSSSSASSAGGSNGSTTKVVITAKSSEEIKEKMEQQLNLQRAAHLQKKNPENTKVQAQVKGQIIGSRRVIVKNPDGTTRIIQQAITTPTQKVNSSGQTITQNSTGSSTSGQSSQSTTNSAPQQSKVQIIRGPDGKVSVRGLNPGQQLIQMPDGKLHVLTTTTSPGTGTQVTKKLPVKQVTPKNSPGVVKQITVKPVQKTVPVQSAQKSVVTSVSAQPKPVTPKAVAQVINQHVTVNPATTVQKVVTQTIPSASQGTTNATKITTNSQGIPQFIVQPGQKLLMGQNQQGQKVLITTGGQQLTQQPVVSNLQSIQQAQPQQQQQQQIIVNQSPTSANPTNNTSPQATQKVIQQIVNTSNVQQQIVIGGQRIILSPGQTIVTQRSVPQNQAVQVVQQQPQQQIVQSAATQSTHHQQVIVQTTNPQAGLTQVQQPQQQQQTRVVKQIVVQQQPQQQQTQQQQHTIQTTNNHIVESSTPTQQVVKIQQQPQQQQTTTTAAPQTTNQQLVVQNSTLAQQLAQGKLQVATINGQQVIIRPLGNNQAQIVAHIKTQSDGNAHIITNSTLETPQPSPEKSVPAVVHQQVQPKTQPQQQIIQRTTVTQQAQQQQQQTAFMSQESVQQQQSQQQTTATPTKTMSIEESLLQGQPPGTVIKCVTAQVIQTEQGPRIVLQGLVGNDFTQQQLALVQQQVKQQLLKAQESSGKQGVLGPTKIYLAVQPPNAVLNSQPPPLTPVHQSTHQQASFLAKATVTEQSSSNVELIANKIDATKNQDKPDSTILQDNQIQHTSQGNNTINISSSAGTGSQDLIVTSPGFLQISNNKNILTKGNSNTNIAQDEQRQQQQQDKSTIVSTPVSSVSSRKRHLYKTKNENGDWNQHQQQQRTPKKSNTNTINDQNVITAYSTNNTLKDSSAKRNELLLLDDNEQLNQALNHTLERHKDLLKKSILKKRSLLERNLQHEIKEEMNSELLSSSEKVETNKKFCNTPSGGATAGGLTTNEIKKPTRQLKNHPNTPQSPALTPSKSLHGRSQKKVNKKKEKLYCICRTPYDDTKFYVGCDLCSNWFHGDCVNITEEASKKLSEFICEDCKRARETQELYCSCRQPYDESQFYICCDKCQDWFHGRCVGIVQSEAEFIDEYICPQCQRNNSVNLANMKNLAENETIELKKLIKQIQAHKSAWPFMEPVDPEEAPDYYKVIKEPMDLQKIENKLNTNVYTKLSEFIGDMTKIFDNCRYYNPKDSSFYKCAETLEAFFVQKIKNFRETVVSQN, from the exons ATGAGTGGACGTGGTAGTCGAAAACGGGGTAGGCCACCGAAGACGCCAAATGAGCGCGCTGGaactaaatttaattatcaGCTGTTGAAAAAGCCAAAATATTTGAGCAAGGCCAGTGATTCTCAGTTAAGTACTCCATCGGCTTCGCGTGCTTCTTCACCCCAGGAAAGTGATGGCAGTCGCAGCTATAACAGGAAATCTACCAGCAAAAGCACCAGAGGCAGATCTCGTAAATCGACAAGTAGTACGGCTAATGTAAGCCGGAGAGGAG GCTACGAATCGGAATATCACTATGGCTCTGATTTTGGGGATTCTAGCGAAAAGAGTGACATTGATGACGAATTACTCTGTTCTGCCACAGATGAAGAGAGCCTTGACGCAGCTAACGAAAGTGAATCCGAATTCTCTGTGTGTAGTTTTACTCAAAATGGTGTAGGTCGTCCACCACGACCACCAAGTCCTGAACCAATTTGGTTGCAGGATCGCGAATATGATCCGCTCGAATTGCCTGAATCTTCAGAAGATTTGCTaatgaaaaatgaatttttacttAAGGCTCTTAGTATATATGAAGTTTTACGAAGATTTCGCCATTTGGTGCGTTTGTCACCTTTCCGTTTTGAGGATTTCTGTGCAGCTTTAGCATGTGATGAGCAAAGCGCTCTTATCGCAGAAATACACATCATGTTATTAAAAGCAATTTTACGCGAAGAAGATGTACAGGGCACACACTTTGGGCCACTTGATCAAAAAGACACTGTCAATATAAGTCTATACCTTATTGATGGTATAACATGGCCCGAAGTACTACGTTGCTATGTAGAAAGTGACGGAATATTCAGCCGAGaagtatataacatattgaGTGCTGGTGATTATCCATTAACAGGTGTCGCCGATCGCATaatagttttacaatttttaactaATCAGTTTTTAACAACGAATGCTGTACGTGACGTAATGTTACAAGAGGGGCCAATACATTATGATGACCATTGCCGCATTTGCCATAGATTAGGTGATTTATTATGTTGCGAAACATGTCCTGCCGTTTATCATTTGGAGTGTGTGGATCCTCCACTGAACGACGTACCAACTGAAGATTGGCAGTGTAATTTGTGTAAGTCACATAAAGTAACTGGTGTAGTCGATTGTGTGTTGCCACAAGAAAAACAAGGTGTACTTATAAGGCAAGATATACTCGGCTTGGATAGACACGGCCGCAAATTTTGGTTTATTGCGAGGAGAATTTTCGTCGAGGGTCAACCCGATTTGGATAACGGCAAAATTTGGTACTACAGTACAGAGTCGAAATTGGAGCATCTACTAAGCGTAATCGACAAAGATGATTTGGAAACTGGATTATACAATCAATTGACAGAGCGTAAAGATGAAATTCTGCGTCAAATGAAACTAACCGAGTCCATTACAAAGGAGCACAACAAATATCAACGGCTTTCTTATATTGATGAGGAAAATAAGAAAACCTGGGCATTAATCCGTGGTAATGAAGACGACGACGTACAAATGAACGAGAGTACCACAGAGAATAAAATGATGACACGATTGAAAACAAGTCAAAATGCCAATGAACctaatcattttaaattgggtATGGAACATGGCTTTAAGAATTATGTAAATCAATACACATCAAATCCGATTGCATTGAATAAACCACAGCGCAATGAGGAACGTGACAAACGGCGCCATTTATCACATAAATTTTCACTGACCACAGCATCAGAGTTTAAATGGATTGGTGTTACTATGGGTAGTTTGGATAGTATTACACAAACATTGCGACAGACTTTATTAAATTTCGAGGAAAATGTACCTTTGTCATTTATGATACCAAATTGGAGACTCATAAAATGGAAGTGGCGTAGAACAGTATCAGATGCACGACGGCCTACAGAATTCGTAATAGTATTATTACTACTCCAAGCATCGTTTAAAAGTGTTATTTTTGCAAATGTTTGGCATGAGCAGCTTGGTCATCTTACATTATGTCGTATAACCTCGGCTGAACGTGAAGAACGCAAAAAACTGGAGAAACGTGAAAAACGTGAACGTGATGACGAAGAAGAGCGCAACCGACTTGCGTTCAACTATATCAAATACTCCTTAGGACTTAAGCATCAAGTGTGGAAGCAAAAAGGAGAAGAGTATCGCATACACGGCCAATGGGGTTGGATGTGGTTGTCAACGAGTCGTCGTTGTGGCGGTGGTGTTGGAGTTAGCAAAGCTCGTCGCGCTCCGCATCGTCATGGTTTGGCTATACCACCCGTTAAAGTAAATGTGCACTTCACAAAAGGTGACGATGTAGACGAAATCGTTAGTGTAGATCCGCgtacacataaattcattttGCAGTGCAATGCAGCAGTCAAGAAGGGTgcagattattattatttacaaaaattcaagGATGTGCAAATAAAAGAACTTCCTGATGCTGGCACAGAGGGTGGTACCATTGATGTTTCGAAATCACTTACAATGCCCGGCCGACTTATGTATCGCAAAATTGCTCGTAAGAGTAGGCTTGATGACTTGTTAGCACGACGCGTGGAGCTAAAGCAAGCTGAGGAAGAACTGGCCGTAAAAATTGAGAAAGACGGAGAGGATACACAATCAGCCACACAATCTGATGATACTAAAGCAGAGGTTAAGAAAGTGGCCAAGAGAACATTCCTAGAACGACGTTTGATGGATATCCAATATGTACAGCAAAAAAATTTGCCCAACAAAGATGTTAATCTGGATTTAATTAATTCCTTAGCGAAGAAAATTCAAACTGTGCGTTTACAATTCAGCCAATTGAATAGATTCGCTAAACAATATCGTTGTTACACCAAAGAGTGTAACACGAATTCCAATGCTGTCTCGCAAATTACGCAAAACACTTGCTATTCACCACTTTGCCTACAGAAAGCACGCGCTAAAAaggaattattgttgttgctgcgcaaAGCACACATTGCTGGTAATGGTTCCAAGGAAACAGTTGCCGCTATTTTGGGTGCCGTAAAGAAGCCTTCAATACTGGAACAAAAATTAACCGAAGGTAAAAAGGATGCCTCACTACTGCTAGATGAGGCAGACGATTGCCGTTGGTTAATCGATGAAAATCCATTGGATTTAGTACAAGATTGGGAGCATGCACGCACTGTAGCGGTGCCATATGATGATAAGCTTTTGCGTGATTGTTACAAAACTAAGGAAGAGCAAAGTTCCAGTACGAATGTCGTAAAGGAGGAAAGTATGACAACCGGTGGTTCAAGCGATGGCGGTATGGAATTCATTGATAATATCGATGTGTGCAGTAATGTTGAGATTGAGAGTTCGGAGACAACAAATGATGATTCATTAGCAGCTTTAGCATCCAGTAGCGATGGATTGGGTATGGATTCTACACAAGCTAAAAAATTGAAGAAGCAACAAAAGTTGCGTAGCAATAAATCGTACAGCGCTACCAAAGATGCGCTCAATCAAACATATGAGAAGCAAGCAACTACTTCAAGCGTTAAACAAAATCGCCGATTTCCCACACAATCACGCATACCGAAACGCGAAGATGTTACGAAATACGAAAAGGAATACTATCCGAACGGAAAGGAGCGCTTATATGCTGCCGATTCGCCACGTGGACGCATTTACTTGTGGCGCGATCAAGCGATGTTAAAGGAacgtaaaaacataaaatcagaAGACGAGAAAAAACCAACGCCGGAACCATCTAAAAATGCACCGATCGGTTCACCATATCCTTTAATATCGCAATTCTTAACACACAAACTTAAGATGAGCATACTAGTATTGCCGCCATACGAATTAAAGAAATTGGCGCGCATGGGTGGCAAGACCAGCACAAACGGTTTCCATCATTTGGCGAAGAATAATTCTGTGTGGCCATATCCATGTTCACGACCGCTTTTCAAAACTTGTTGGTCCTTCCGCACCAGCAAAGCGACAACTCTCTCTGCAGTTGCACTGCAATTGCGCATACTCTGGTGTTGTTTACGTTGGGACGACATGATTGCCAAGCCACCATCGGCTGATGGTAAACATCAAGTAACAAGTGAAACCGAGATTGTGACACAGGAGCTATTAAAGTTCCGACACATGGGACGCTATGGCGAGCGGACGCAGTATTTACGACGCAAAGTTGTTGTGCCACTCGAAATGCCGAAGACTATACGCG aGGTTACGTCAATCCGTTCTGGTCTGCGAAAACGGAAACGAGCCGAATCGCCACAGCCGACGGAACCACAAATAAGCGAGGAGTGGGTGGAAGAGGATAAACTAGAATTGTGGGAAATTAAACTGATGGGTGAGCGTCATGAGAAGAGCAAACAGACAACCATGACACGTTCTTTCGTCTTGCGACAAGCAGCCGAGCAAGCCGGTACATCGCCATCTTCCTCCTCTGCATCCAGTGCTGGTGGTTCTAATGGATCCACCACCAAAGTGGTAATAACCGCAAAGAGTAGTGAAGAAATCAAAGAGAAAATGGAACAGCAGTTGAATTTACAACGTGCTGCACATCTACAGAAGAAGAATCCAGAAAATACTAAAGTACAGGCGCAAG TGAAGGGTCAAATAATAGGCAGCCGTCGTGTTATCGTAAAGAATCCCGATGGTACAACACGCATAATACAGCAGGCAATTACAACGCCCACACAAAAGGTTAATAGTAGCGGTCAAACCATAACACAAAATTCAACTGGCTCTAGTACTAGTGGGCAATCGTCGCAATCCACCACCAATTCTGCACCACAACAGTCTAAAGTGCAAATCATACGCGGTCCCGATGGCAAAGTCAGCGTACGAGGCTTAAATCCCGGGCAACAGTTAATACAAATGCCTGACGGTAAACTGCACGTGCTGACGACAACAACATCACCAGGCACTGGCACACAGG TTACCAAAAAGCTACCAGTGAAACAGGTGACACCTAAAAATTCCCCAGGCGTAGTGAAGCAAATCACTGTTAAGCCTGTGCAAAAGACTGTTCCTGTTCAAAGCGCTCAAAAG TCTGTTGTGACATCTGTAAGTGCCCAACCCAAGCCAGTTACACCCAAGGCCGTTGCGCAGGTCATAAATCAACATGTCACTGTGAATCCGGCAACAACGGTGCAAAAGGTTGTTACCCAAACAATACCAAGTGCAAGCCAAGGCACCACAAACGCCACAAAAATCACTACAAATTCTCAAGGTATTCCACAATTTATTGTTCAGCCTGGTCAGAAGTTATTGATGGGACAAAATCAACAAGGCCAAAAGGTATTAATAACCACCGGCGGTCAACAGTTAACCCAACAGCCTGTTGTGTCCAATTTGCAAAGCATACAGCAGGCTCAaccacagcagcaacaacaacaacagattaTTGTTAACCAATCGCCCACATCAGCAAACCCGACCAATAACACCTCGCCACAAGCTACACAAAAGGTGATACAACAAATAGTGAATACCAGCaatgtgcaacaacaaattgtGATTGGTGGTCAGCGCATTATATTGAGTCCTGGCCAAACTATAGTCACTCAAAGATCAGTGCCACAAAATCAAGCTGTACAAGTTGTACAGCAGCAGCCACAGCAACAGATTGTGCAATCAGCTGCAACACAATCCACACATCATCAACAAGTTATAGTGCAAACCACCAATCCACAGGCTGGTCTGACGCAAGTGCAacagccgcagcagcagcaacaaacgCGAGTTGTTAAACAAATTGTGGTGCAgcagcaaccacaacaacaacaaacacagcagcagcaacatacaatacaaacaacaaataatcaTATAGTCGAGTCGAGCACACCGACCCAACAAGTTGTAAAGATCCAACAGCAAccacagcagcaacaaacaacaactacGGCAGCACCGCAAACCACAAATCAACAACTCGTCGTACAAAATTCCACCTTAGCACAACAATTGGCACAAGGCAAATTACAGGTGGCCACCATAAATGGTCAACAAGTCATCATACGACCGTTGGGTAATAATCAAGCGCAAATTGTCGCACATATTAAGACGCAAAGCGATGGTAATGCACACATCATAACGAATAGTACTTTGGAGACGCCACAACCGTCGCCCGAAAAATCAGTTCCAGCTGTTGTGCATCAACAGGTGCAACCGAAAACACAACCACAACAGCAAATAATACAGCGAACTACGGTCACACAGCAagcgcaacagcaacagcaacaaacagcCTTTATGAGTCAAGAAAGTGTGCAACAGCAACAGTCGCAACAACAGACCACGGCTACACCAACCAAGACCATGTCAATTGAGGAGAGTCTGCTGCAAGGTCAACCGCCGGGCACAGTGATCAAGTGTGTCACCGCGCAGGTCATACAAACCGAGCAAGGACCACGCATTGTGCTGCAGGGCTTGGTTGGCAATGATTTCACACAACAACAGTTGGCGCTTGTACAACAACAAGTGAAGCAACAGCTCTTGAAAG cGCAAGAATCCAGTGGAAAACAGGGCGTCTTAGGACCAACGAAAATTTACTTAGCAGTCCAACCACCTAACGCGGTTCTGAATTCACAACCGCCACCACTAACACCAGTACATCAATCTACACATCAACAA GCATCCTTCCTAGCTAAGGCAACGGTGACTGAACAAAGTAGCAGTAACGTTGAACTTATTGCCAATAAAATCGATGCAACAAAAAACCAAGATAAACCAGATTCAACCATACTACAAGACAATCAAATTCAACATACATCACAAGGGAATAACACAATAAATATTAGTTCAAGTGCAGGCACTGGATCCCAAGATTTGATTGTAACTTCACCAGGATTTTTACAAATCT ccaacaataaaaatatactcaCTAAAGGCAACTCTAATACAAATATTGCACAAGACGAGCaacgacaacagcaacagcaagatAAATCAACAATTGTCAGCACACCGGTCAGTAGTGTTTCGAGTAGAAAGCGACACCTTtacaaaactaaaaatgaaAACGGTGATTGGAATCAGCACCAACAGCAGCAGCGTACACCGAAAAAGTCAAATACAAACACAATAAACGATCAGAACGTCATCACAGCATATTCAACAAACAATACGCTCAAGGATAGCAGCGCTAAGCGTAACGAATTATTGCTGCTCGATGATAATGAACAACTAAATCAAGCATTAAAT cacACGCTGGAGCGTCATAAAGACCTTTTGAAGAAGAGCATATTGAAAAAGCGTTCGCTCTTGGAGCGTAATTTGCAACACGAAATCAAGGAAGAAATGAATAGTGAGCTACTAAGTTCCTCAGAAAAAGTtgaaacaaataagaaattctGTAACACGCCGAGTGGTGGCGCTACTGCTGGCGGCTTAAcgacaaatgaaataaaaaa acCAACGAGACAATTGAAGAATCATCCCAACACTCCCCAATCACCAGCTCTGACACCGTCCAAAAGTCTGCACGGACGTTCACAAAAGAAAGTcaacaaaaagaaagaaaaattgtatTGCATTTGCCGTACACCATACGACGATACAAA GTTTTACGTTGGCTGTGATTTGTGCAGTAACTGGTTCCACGGTGATTGCGTAAACATTACAGAAGAAGCATCGAAAAAACTCTCCGAATTCATTTGTGAGGACTGCAAACGTGCACGCGAAACCCAAGAACTATATTGTTCGTGCCGCCAACCATACGATGAATCGCAATTCTATATATGTTGTGATAAATGCCAAGATTGGTTCCATGGCCGTTGTGTGGGCATTGTGCAAAGCGAGGCCGAATTTATCGATGAATATATATGTCCACAGTGTCAGCGCAACAATTCTGTTAATTTGGCGAATATGAAGAATTTAGCCGAAAATGAGACAATCGAATTGAAGAAGCTCATCAAGCAAATTCAG gcACACAAGAGTGCATGGCCTTTTATGGAGCCGGTTGATCCAGAAGAAGCACCAGACTACTACAAAGTCATAAAAGAACCCATGG ATTTacagaaaattgaaaataaactaaatacaaATGTGTACACAAAATTATCGGAATTTATTGGTGATATGACAAAGATATTCGACAACTGCCGCTATTACAATCCGAAAGATTCGTCATTTTACAAATGCGCCGAAACATTGGAagcattttttgtgcaaaaaattaaaaatttccggGAAACTGTGGTTAGTCAAAACTaa